A single window of Pseudomonas marginalis DNA harbors:
- a CDS encoding lysylphosphatidylglycerol synthase domain-containing protein, whose product MDVKKVKKIVGAVVSLFLLTGLMFYLSPADILSHAQQFPPTLLVLVFALMVGNVVVVTFRFWRILSHFDHPLSWLLVFKASAAANIASLLVIPLFGQMAGRQAVLQSAGVSAVENAVIAAYERTVVAAISAAFAMLGALYLLEGVVSKYLDELPVVEIFSVLLFALALSLVLGISRFEIKIGNSLLAKRNAKRLLEVALISSTSNLLMLTCFVCLFSVVAPNVSMLQLFSAAAIVSFAAGLPVSFGGWGLREIVSVSVLGTFAVSAEQALAASILCGLLSVLSVISLAPFALRKGKHTMAQPVEGGEVESTLARRKLGGAYLERSAAWVLCFCVSLFIFFQIIIKYGESAISVNLADPFAILALSVVLLNAVFSRSAPRWRFLRVNSLLLLVTLVMFLGYAHGFYSIGANGWAMGKMFGWFVLLGFASAGYLAAVYYGLPGVRRIVETMVAVICVIIILQIALRILHLYGIIHWSGFTYSIDGYVGNRNALAFQIICVAAAFISLSPLYQGGCLRAFPTIKCSVFAVVALAIMITGIFYTSSRSGIVTILVLLFFAGIFNMMKRSHLLASLIVSCVFYAVIIYFPVALDFFDDLLYFVLGDSFSFPHIQTQPEFSMSESDAGRISINSAAITAWLQSPWWGNGLGYFFDKSSQLVGFPVIIHNTALWVLTEFGVAGLSCFALMFVYLCASAFFKKKRSVRDNAIILLLLGFALMSLFHEVMYQRVFWFLLGLVLASQFVRAPIKLSTAALATSPA is encoded by the coding sequence TATTAGTATTTAAAGCCAGTGCGGCTGCCAATATTGCCTCTTTATTAGTGATTCCTTTATTTGGACAAATGGCCGGCCGTCAGGCAGTTTTACAATCTGCGGGTGTATCGGCGGTTGAAAACGCAGTCATTGCAGCCTATGAGCGGACAGTCGTGGCGGCAATCAGCGCTGCTTTTGCCATGCTTGGCGCTTTGTATTTACTCGAAGGGGTTGTTAGCAAGTATCTAGATGAATTACCGGTTGTCGAGATTTTCTCAGTACTGCTGTTCGCGTTGGCTTTAAGCTTGGTGCTGGGCATCAGTAGGTTTGAAATTAAAATTGGCAATAGTTTACTGGCAAAAAGAAATGCCAAGCGACTGTTGGAGGTTGCGTTGATATCATCCACAAGCAATCTTTTGATGCTAACGTGTTTTGTTTGCCTTTTTTCTGTGGTGGCTCCAAATGTCAGCATGTTGCAGTTGTTTTCTGCTGCTGCCATTGTATCGTTTGCTGCAGGTTTACCTGTTAGCTTTGGTGGCTGGGGGCTGCGCGAAATCGTTTCGGTTTCTGTCTTGGGGACATTCGCTGTGAGTGCCGAACAAGCCCTTGCAGCTTCTATACTGTGTGGTCTCTTATCTGTGCTTTCGGTGATTAGCTTGGCGCCATTCGCCTTGCGTAAAGGTAAGCATACAATGGCCCAGCCAGTGGAAGGGGGCGAGGTGGAATCCACTTTAGCCCGGCGTAAGCTTGGGGGGGCTTACCTTGAGCGCTCTGCGGCGTGGGTGCTTTGTTTCTGTGTATCATTGTTTATTTTTTTCCAAATAATAATCAAATACGGTGAAAGTGCTATCAGTGTGAACTTGGCTGACCCATTTGCGATACTTGCGCTTTCGGTTGTTCTCTTGAATGCAGTCTTTAGTCGTTCAGCCCCACGCTGGCGATTTCTTCGGGTCAATTCTTTGTTGTTACTTGTTACGCTTGTTATGTTCCTAGGTTATGCCCATGGCTTCTATAGTATTGGAGCTAACGGTTGGGCAATGGGTAAGATGTTCGGCTGGTTTGTTTTGCTGGGTTTTGCATCCGCGGGTTACCTCGCTGCCGTATACTATGGTTTGCCTGGAGTAAGGCGAATAGTCGAAACCATGGTTGCAGTTATCTGTGTGATCATCATCTTGCAGATTGCACTTAGGATTCTGCATCTGTACGGAATAATTCATTGGTCCGGCTTTACCTACTCAATTGATGGTTACGTCGGTAATAGGAACGCACTGGCATTTCAGATCATCTGTGTTGCTGCGGCGTTTATTAGCTTGTCGCCGCTTTATCAGGGTGGGTGCTTGCGGGCGTTTCCGACCATTAAGTGCAGTGTTTTTGCCGTTGTGGCGCTGGCGATAATGATAACCGGAATTTTCTATACATCTTCGCGTTCAGGTATTGTTACTATCCTGGTGCTGCTGTTTTTCGCTGGAATCTTCAATATGATGAAGCGTTCTCATTTACTGGCATCGCTTATCGTTTCCTGTGTCTTCTATGCTGTCATAATTTACTTTCCAGTGGCGCTTGATTTTTTTGATGATCTGCTCTATTTCGTGCTTGGCGATAGTTTTTCATTCCCACATATACAAACTCAACCCGAATTTTCAATGTCTGAGAGTGACGCAGGTAGGATCTCTATCAATAGTGCGGCAATTACCGCCTGGCTACAGTCTCCCTGGTGGGGTAACGGCTTGGGCTACTTTTTTGACAAGAGCAGCCAGCTTGTCGGTTTTCCTGTGATTATTCACAACACTGCGCTGTGGGTGCTCACTGAATTTGGCGTTGCTGGATTGAGTTGTTTTGCCTTGATGTTTGTTTATCTGTGTGCCAGTGCATTCTTTAAAAAGAAGCGAAGTGTCAGAGATAATGCAATTATTTTGTTGCTGTTAGGTTTTGCTTTAATGAGTCTTTTTCATGAGGTTATGTATCAGCGAGTATTTTGGTTTTTGCTCGGTCTTGTGCTTGCGTCGCAGTTTGTTCGTGCGCCAATCAAGCTAAGTACAGCCGCTCTCGCGACTTCCCCAGCTTAA
- the asnB gene encoding asparagine synthase (glutamine-hydrolyzing), translating to MCGLVGYLAQSSVPLDEAVLQRMTSTLTHRGPDAAGYWTASEDGVALGHRRLSILDLSPAGSQPMVSPCGRYVIAFNGEIYNHLDLRATLQSIDPGLQWRGHADTETLLIGFSLWGVEKTLQAAVGMFAIALWDRQEKLLTLARDRSGEKPLYYGWQCGIFLFGSELKALKAHPAFCGDVDRNALVLLLRHNCVPAPHCIYEGMFKLMPGTYMQLRLDLQGRAETLRTHTYWSLNTVVAQGLSAPFVGTDSQAVDLLESRLLQSIEGQMLSDVPLGAFLSGGVDSSTIVSLMQAQSARPIRTFTIGFEEGGYDEAVHAKDIARHLGTEHIELYVRPEDALDVIPQLPSIYCEPFSDSSQIPTYLLSKMAREHVKVSLSGDGGDELFGGYNRYLSARKVWGAMQRLPRPMRAAASSMLKAVPPVTWDKLFKLGKPLIPKRLHITTPGDKAHKLADVLGLSTGEEFFYRLASHWDDPAGIVLGASEPETLFTRSSDWPVTDSFEHWMMAMDAQTYMADDILVKVDRAAMAASLETRSPLLDHRVVELAWAMPLHYKIRAGEGKWLLKQVLYRHVPKNMIERPKQGFGIPLDSWLRGPLREWAASLLDSSRLESEGYFRSAPIRKMWEEHLLGVRNWQHQLWTILMFQAWLEEQRA from the coding sequence ATGTGTGGCTTAGTAGGTTATCTGGCACAGAGCAGCGTCCCATTGGATGAGGCAGTGTTGCAACGAATGACATCAACCCTGACCCACCGCGGTCCGGACGCTGCCGGCTACTGGACGGCTAGCGAAGACGGTGTTGCCTTGGGGCATAGAAGGCTGTCAATTCTGGACCTGTCTCCCGCGGGCAGCCAACCTATGGTTTCTCCTTGCGGTCGCTACGTTATCGCTTTCAATGGCGAGATTTATAACCATCTTGATCTTAGAGCCACATTGCAGTCGATTGATCCAGGCCTGCAGTGGAGAGGGCATGCGGATACTGAGACCTTGCTCATCGGCTTTAGTCTATGGGGGGTGGAAAAGACGCTTCAGGCAGCTGTAGGTATGTTTGCAATCGCTTTGTGGGACAGGCAGGAAAAACTGCTCACCCTGGCCAGAGATCGCAGTGGTGAAAAGCCACTCTATTACGGATGGCAATGCGGTATTTTCCTCTTCGGCTCCGAATTGAAAGCCCTCAAGGCACACCCTGCTTTTTGCGGGGATGTTGATCGAAACGCCTTGGTGCTGTTGTTGAGGCATAATTGTGTGCCCGCTCCCCATTGTATTTATGAGGGAATGTTCAAACTGATGCCGGGCACTTACATGCAGCTTCGGCTTGATCTTCAGGGAAGAGCTGAGACCTTAAGGACCCATACATACTGGAGCCTCAACACTGTAGTTGCGCAAGGCTTGTCGGCACCCTTTGTCGGTACTGATAGCCAAGCGGTTGATTTGCTAGAATCTCGGCTTTTGCAGAGCATTGAAGGACAAATGCTGTCTGATGTTCCGTTAGGGGCCTTTCTCAGTGGGGGAGTCGACAGCAGTACTATCGTTTCTCTGATGCAGGCACAATCCGCCAGGCCCATACGCACGTTTACCATAGGTTTTGAAGAGGGCGGGTATGACGAGGCCGTGCATGCCAAAGACATTGCTCGTCACCTTGGCACGGAGCACATAGAACTCTATGTGCGTCCGGAAGATGCGTTAGATGTTATCCCTCAGCTGCCATCCATATACTGTGAACCATTCAGTGACAGTTCACAGATTCCCACTTATTTGCTCAGCAAAATGGCGCGTGAGCATGTGAAGGTCTCCCTTAGCGGTGATGGCGGTGATGAGCTGTTTGGTGGCTATAACCGCTATTTGAGTGCGCGCAAGGTATGGGGGGCCATGCAGCGTTTGCCACGGCCTATGCGGGCAGCGGCTTCGTCGATGTTGAAAGCAGTGCCGCCCGTCACTTGGGACAAGCTGTTCAAGTTAGGCAAACCACTGATACCCAAGCGGCTGCATATCACGACCCCCGGCGACAAAGCGCATAAGCTGGCTGATGTTCTGGGGTTGAGTACCGGGGAGGAGTTCTTCTATCGCTTGGCAAGTCACTGGGACGATCCTGCAGGCATAGTGTTGGGGGCATCCGAGCCAGAGACGCTTTTTACTCGATCATCTGACTGGCCTGTTACTGATAGTTTTGAGCATTGGATGATGGCTATGGATGCCCAGACGTATATGGCTGACGATATCCTGGTCAAGGTGGATCGTGCGGCGATGGCCGCCAGTCTTGAAACGCGTTCCCCATTGCTCGACCATCGTGTGGTGGAGCTGGCTTGGGCCATGCCATTGCACTATAAGATTCGTGCGGGCGAAGGTAAGTGGCTGCTCAAGCAGGTTCTATATCGTCATGTGCCTAAAAACATGATCGAGCGCCCAAAGCAGGGCTTTGGTATTCCCCTTGATAGTTGGCTGCGAGGACCGCTTAGAGAATGGGCTGCTTCCTTGCTCGACTCCTCCAGACTTGAGTCGGAGGGGTATTTCAGATCTGCTCCGATTCGAAAAATGTGGGAGGAGCATTTACTGGGCGTGCGTAATTGGCAGCATCAGCTATGGACTATCCTGATGTTTCAGGCTTGGCTGGAGGAGCAGCGAGCATGA
- a CDS encoding glycosyltransferase family 4 protein: MSILVIASYPDSLVNFRGPLLDALLSKGLAVHVAAPDLTSSHPVRSLLERKGITVHSISLNRTGMNPVSDFFTLIQLWKLLRVLRPDYVLAYTVKPVVYGLIAARFASKKIIRIALITGLGYAFQKQHTGGCLSLIVKTLVQRLYRYSLSGAQAVFFQNPDDRALFQSMGILSAESRSTVVNGSGVCLDDFTVAPFPEQTRFLLIARLLGDKGVREYAMAARKIRMLHPDVAFDLVGWIDDNPDAISEQELQGWIAEGTLEYHGKLSDVRPVIAASSVYVLPSYREGTPRTVLEAMSMGRAIITTDAPGCRETVIEGLNGFMVTVQSVDELVNAMSKFVQCPQRIVSMGAASRKLAEDKYDVNKVNNVMLAVIGL, translated from the coding sequence ATGAGCATTCTGGTCATCGCCAGCTATCCTGACTCACTGGTCAATTTTCGTGGGCCATTACTGGATGCTTTGCTTAGCAAGGGGTTGGCTGTGCATGTTGCTGCCCCCGACCTGACTTCAAGTCACCCCGTGCGTTCTTTATTGGAACGCAAAGGCATCACCGTTCATTCAATCTCATTGAATCGCACCGGGATGAACCCCGTCTCTGATTTTTTCACTTTAATTCAACTGTGGAAGTTGCTCAGGGTCTTACGTCCTGATTACGTATTGGCCTATACCGTTAAGCCAGTTGTCTACGGTTTGATTGCAGCCCGTTTCGCCAGTAAAAAAATAATACGAATAGCGCTGATTACCGGCCTGGGTTATGCGTTCCAGAAACAGCACACTGGCGGGTGCTTGAGCCTGATAGTCAAAACGCTTGTGCAGCGTCTCTATAGGTATTCTTTGTCTGGAGCACAGGCTGTTTTTTTCCAGAACCCGGATGACCGGGCATTGTTCCAGAGCATGGGTATTCTCAGTGCAGAATCGAGATCTACGGTAGTCAACGGTTCTGGCGTTTGTCTGGATGATTTTACGGTTGCTCCTTTTCCTGAGCAGACACGGTTCCTGTTGATCGCCAGGTTGTTAGGTGACAAGGGGGTGCGGGAGTACGCGATGGCTGCACGGAAAATACGCATGCTTCACCCAGACGTGGCTTTTGATCTGGTGGGTTGGATCGACGATAACCCTGATGCCATCAGTGAGCAGGAGCTTCAAGGCTGGATTGCTGAAGGAACGCTGGAGTATCACGGCAAGTTGAGCGATGTCAGGCCTGTTATTGCAGCTAGTAGTGTTTATGTTCTGCCTTCCTACCGGGAGGGAACGCCGCGTACCGTGCTTGAGGCCATGTCCATGGGGCGGGCTATCATTACAACAGATGCTCCTGGTTGTCGTGAAACAGTAATCGAGGGTCTCAACGGTTTTATGGTCACGGTCCAGTCGGTTGATGAGCTGGTGAACGCAATGTCTAAATTTGTTCAATGCCCACAACGGATTGTCAGTATGGGCGCAGCCTCGAGAAAACTTGCCGAAGACAAGTATGACGTTAATAAAGTCAATAACGTTATGCTCGCCGTGATTGGCCTGTAA
- a CDS encoding sugar transferase — protein MLKRIFDVISAGLAIILLSPVILVVALLIRRKLGSPIIFRQMRPGLAGKPFEMIKFRTMKDSVDRSGAPLPDAERLGPFGRLLRSSSLDELPELWNVLKGEMSLVGPRPLLMEYLPLYSANEFRRHEVRPGITGWAQVNGRNSLGWKEKFELDVWYVENKNFWLDLKILFLTVKKVIKRDCVSAEGEATMSKFKGGQQ, from the coding sequence ATGTTAAAACGTATATTTGATGTTATCAGTGCTGGGCTGGCAATTATCTTGCTGTCACCTGTTATCCTGGTTGTGGCCCTGCTCATACGCAGGAAGCTCGGTTCGCCGATCATCTTCCGGCAAATGCGCCCGGGGTTGGCGGGTAAGCCTTTCGAAATGATCAAATTCCGCACCATGAAAGACTCGGTCGATCGCTCCGGCGCCCCTTTGCCCGACGCTGAACGGCTTGGCCCCTTTGGTCGACTTTTGCGCTCTTCAAGTCTGGATGAGTTGCCGGAGTTGTGGAACGTACTCAAAGGTGAGATGAGCCTGGTAGGGCCACGACCTTTGTTGATGGAATACCTCCCGCTGTATTCCGCTAATGAATTTCGGCGACATGAAGTTCGCCCCGGTATCACTGGCTGGGCGCAAGTAAATGGCAGGAACTCCCTCGGATGGAAGGAAAAGTTTGAACTGGATGTTTGGTATGTTGAAAATAAAAACTTCTGGCTTGATCTGAAAATTTTGTTCCTGACTGTGAAGAAGGTTATTAAGCGAGATTGTGTAAGTGCAGAGGGTGAAGCGACAATGTCCAAATTCAAGGGAGGGCAGCAGTGA
- a CDS encoding acetyltransferase: protein MRLAILGAGGHGKVVADTAEACGWKEVVFFDDSWPQLTRCGVWPVLSDSACLRNTLSQFDGVVVAIGDNKTRLRITLELQASGAKIATVVHPRANISRYAEIAAGSVIFAGVSVNAGAVVGRAAILNTGCNVDHDCRLGQGCHVSPGASLAGAVVLGDLCWVGIGASIRQCIHVGSAVVIGAGAAVVANVMDDVTVVGVPARRLK from the coding sequence ATGCGCCTTGCCATCCTCGGTGCCGGTGGCCATGGTAAAGTGGTTGCGGACACTGCTGAGGCTTGCGGTTGGAAGGAAGTAGTGTTTTTTGACGACTCATGGCCGCAATTGACCCGTTGCGGTGTCTGGCCTGTACTGAGTGACTCCGCATGTCTGCGCAATACACTTTCTCAGTTCGACGGTGTTGTGGTGGCCATTGGTGACAACAAAACCAGGTTGAGAATTACGCTGGAGCTACAAGCGTCCGGTGCAAAAATTGCGACTGTTGTACACCCGCGGGCGAACATTAGCCGCTACGCAGAAATTGCTGCTGGCAGCGTGATATTTGCCGGTGTTTCGGTCAACGCTGGTGCGGTGGTTGGGCGAGCCGCGATACTCAATACGGGGTGCAACGTGGACCATGACTGTCGATTGGGACAGGGTTGTCATGTCAGTCCGGGTGCGAGCCTTGCGGGAGCAGTAGTGCTGGGCGACCTCTGCTGGGTTGGAATCGGGGCTTCTATCCGGCAGTGTATACATGTCGGTTCGGCGGTTGTGATTGGTGCTGGAGCAGCAGTAGTTGCTAATGTGATGGATGATGTCACCGTTGTCGGCGTGCCAGCCCGACGGCTCAAGTAA
- a CDS encoding DegT/DnrJ/EryC1/StrS family aminotransferase, whose translation MLNSPFSPWPSFSEEEANAVKEVILSNKVNYWTGQECREFEKEFAAWAGTSYAVALANGTVALDLALRALEIGPGDEVVVTSRTFLASVSSIINAGATPIFADVDPNSQNVTAQTIQAVLTARTRAVICVHLAGWPCDMDPIMQLAQAYQLKIIEDCAQAHGATYKGRPVGSIGHVGAWSFCQDKIMTTGGEGGMVTTNDQHLWSLMWSFKDHGKSWRAVYEDSHAPGFRWVHESFGTNWRMLEAQGAIGRIQLKRMPEWQRQRLAFAEKIWACARDVKALRVPALPTEITHAAYKCYVFVEPAALADGWSRDRIIQEINALGVPCFSGSCSEVYLEKAFERTSFRPQQRLSVAKELGETSLMFLVHPTLKEFEVAKTCQVLTEVMALAGHRGLA comes from the coding sequence GTGCTGAATTCTCCATTTTCTCCTTGGCCGTCCTTTTCGGAGGAAGAAGCCAATGCCGTTAAAGAAGTGATTTTGTCAAACAAAGTCAATTATTGGACTGGTCAGGAATGTCGAGAGTTTGAAAAAGAGTTCGCTGCTTGGGCAGGTACTTCATATGCGGTCGCACTTGCCAATGGTACTGTTGCACTGGACCTAGCACTGCGCGCACTAGAGATCGGCCCTGGTGATGAAGTCGTGGTTACTTCCCGGACTTTTCTTGCCTCTGTCTCCAGCATTATTAATGCCGGTGCCACGCCCATATTTGCTGATGTAGATCCTAACTCGCAAAATGTTACTGCGCAGACAATACAGGCGGTTCTTACGGCGCGTACACGTGCAGTTATCTGTGTGCACCTTGCAGGTTGGCCCTGCGACATGGATCCCATTATGCAGTTGGCACAAGCGTATCAACTCAAGATCATTGAGGATTGTGCCCAAGCTCATGGTGCTACCTATAAAGGGCGCCCGGTTGGTTCGATCGGTCATGTCGGAGCTTGGTCCTTCTGCCAAGACAAGATCATGACCACGGGCGGTGAAGGTGGCATGGTAACGACAAACGACCAGCATTTATGGTCGTTGATGTGGTCTTTCAAAGATCATGGTAAAAGTTGGAGGGCTGTTTATGAAGATTCCCACGCTCCCGGCTTCCGCTGGGTTCACGAGAGCTTTGGCACCAATTGGCGCATGCTTGAAGCTCAAGGTGCTATCGGCCGGATCCAGCTCAAGCGTATGCCTGAATGGCAGCGCCAGCGTCTGGCTTTCGCAGAGAAAATTTGGGCTTGTGCTCGAGATGTAAAAGCTTTACGTGTACCTGCGCTACCAACAGAAATTACTCACGCCGCTTATAAATGTTACGTGTTTGTTGAGCCTGCGGCTTTGGCGGATGGCTGGAGTCGTGATCGTATAATTCAAGAAATCAATGCGCTCGGCGTTCCGTGTTTCTCCGGTTCTTGCTCCGAAGTCTACCTTGAGAAGGCCTTTGAAAGAACTTCATTTCGCCCGCAACAGCGTTTGTCAGTAGCCAAGGAGTTAGGTGAAACGAGTTTGATGTTTTTGGTCCATCCAACGCTCAAAGAATTCGAAGTGGCCAAGACCTGTCAGGTATTGACAGAGGTAATGGCTTTGGCTGGTCATAGGGGGCTGGCGTAA
- a CDS encoding polysaccharide biosynthesis protein, whose translation MDRLRLQLLSLTRRQKRAFQVSADILIVWLALWMSFVVRLGMDDFAYPLVSHGWLFVIAPVVSIPFFVKFGMYRAVMRYFGNDALIAIFKAVTLSSLSLTVVIYLFGSQQAVVPRSIVFNYWWLSLVAIGGLRFAMRQYFMGDWFSSSQGNTLSGADSRMTKVAVYGAGAAGNQLVAALRVGKAMRPVAFIDDDPGICDRIISGLQVYKPDHIQRMLDATGAEEILLAIPSSTRARRKQILGFLESFPLHVRSVPGFMDLASGRVKVDDIQEVDIADLLGRDAVPENPDLLARCVTGKTVLVSGAGGSIGSELCRQILLLGPVSIILFDHSEFNLYSILTELEGRVSREALAVKLVPILGSVRNQAKLHEIMLAWKVSTVYHAAAYKHVPMVEHNIAEGILNNVVGTLHTAQAALQAQVENFVLISTDKAVRPTNVMGSTKRLAELILQALSREAEPLLFCGQASCLNKTRFTMVRFGNVLGSSGSVIPLFHKQIKMGGPLTVTHPNITRYFMTIPEAAQLVIQAGSMGQGGDVFVLDMGEPVRIIELAEKMINLSGFSVRSEKNPSGDISIECTGLRPGEKLYEELLIGDNVISTQHPMIMCASEDHLSWDVLKGRLDELLAAVERGDYSLVRQLLRLTVTGYVPESNIVDWLYLQASGPKQVE comes from the coding sequence ATGGATAGACTGCGCCTTCAATTGCTGAGTCTCACTCGCCGTCAAAAGCGGGCGTTTCAGGTTTCTGCTGACATTTTGATTGTCTGGCTGGCGTTGTGGATGTCCTTCGTCGTTCGTTTGGGTATGGACGATTTTGCTTACCCTCTGGTATCTCACGGCTGGTTGTTCGTGATCGCTCCAGTCGTGTCCATTCCATTTTTTGTAAAGTTCGGCATGTATCGCGCTGTTATGCGGTACTTTGGTAACGATGCCCTGATTGCTATTTTCAAGGCTGTTACCCTCTCTTCATTGTCACTGACCGTTGTTATTTATTTATTTGGCAGTCAGCAAGCAGTTGTTCCCAGATCAATTGTTTTCAACTATTGGTGGTTGAGCCTGGTTGCCATCGGTGGGCTGCGCTTTGCCATGCGCCAGTATTTTATGGGCGATTGGTTCTCGTCATCCCAAGGTAATACGCTTTCCGGTGCTGACTCACGGATGACCAAGGTGGCCGTCTATGGGGCGGGTGCTGCAGGTAACCAACTAGTGGCGGCCTTGCGTGTTGGCAAGGCTATGCGTCCAGTAGCGTTTATTGACGATGATCCTGGTATTTGCGATCGCATTATTTCAGGTTTGCAGGTGTATAAACCTGATCATATTCAGAGGATGCTCGACGCTACTGGTGCTGAAGAAATACTCTTGGCCATTCCCTCTTCTACTCGCGCACGACGGAAGCAGATTTTAGGTTTTCTCGAGTCATTCCCGCTTCATGTACGAAGTGTTCCTGGATTCATGGATCTCGCCAGTGGCCGCGTCAAGGTTGACGACATTCAAGAAGTCGATATTGCTGATCTACTCGGTCGTGACGCGGTGCCAGAGAATCCAGATTTACTGGCTCGTTGTGTCACCGGCAAGACCGTATTGGTGAGCGGTGCTGGTGGCTCGATAGGTTCTGAACTGTGCAGGCAGATACTTTTACTCGGCCCTGTTTCGATCATTTTGTTTGATCACAGTGAGTTCAATCTATACAGTATTTTAACCGAGTTGGAAGGCCGCGTTTCCAGAGAAGCATTGGCTGTCAAGCTGGTGCCTATATTGGGGTCGGTAAGGAATCAGGCAAAGCTACATGAGATAATGTTGGCTTGGAAGGTTAGCACGGTCTATCACGCTGCCGCTTACAAGCACGTGCCGATGGTTGAGCATAATATCGCCGAAGGCATCTTGAATAATGTGGTTGGGACTTTGCACACAGCCCAGGCCGCACTGCAAGCCCAGGTAGAGAATTTTGTCCTCATATCAACGGATAAAGCGGTACGACCTACCAATGTGATGGGTAGCACCAAACGATTGGCAGAGCTCATTTTACAGGCGCTTAGTCGTGAAGCTGAACCTCTCTTGTTTTGCGGGCAGGCGTCCTGTCTCAATAAAACCCGGTTCACTATGGTTCGTTTTGGAAATGTCTTGGGCTCTTCGGGCTCTGTCATTCCTCTTTTTCATAAACAGATCAAGATGGGTGGGCCATTAACGGTCACCCATCCAAATATCACGCGCTATTTTATGACGATTCCTGAAGCTGCACAGTTGGTTATTCAGGCGGGGTCAATGGGGCAGGGCGGCGATGTCTTTGTTTTGGATATGGGGGAACCTGTCAGGATAATAGAGCTTGCAGAAAAAATGATTAATCTGTCGGGTTTCTCTGTTCGCTCCGAGAAGAACCCGAGCGGCGACATCTCTATTGAATGCACGGGGCTGCGCCCCGGTGAAAAGCTTTATGAAGAGTTGTTGATCGGTGACAATGTCATTTCCACTCAGCACCCAATGATCATGTGTGCCAGCGAGGATCATCTGTCTTGGGACGTTCTAAAAGGCAGACTTGACGAACTGTTGGCTGCCGTTGAACGTGGAGATTACTCGCTAGTTCGTCAATTGCTGCGACTTACCGTTACAGGCTACGTTCCGGAAAGTAATATTGTTGATTGGCTTTACCTGCAGGCATCGGGACCCAAACAAGTGGAATGA
- a CDS encoding HAD family hydrolase, translating into MNIFFDLDGTLIDSKYRLYNLFQALASSSQLTFDEYWSLKHARFSNQDILAKKLMYTHTNIDIFTDKWMNLIETPDYLALDKPFPNIERTLKTLSTQADLYICTARQFEREALIQLEELKLLQYFKKAIVTGQYDSKESLISKQVSNISVSDWMIGDTGKDVNTGHSLGINTCAVLSGFMSRQALEQYSPTTILNFASEFTFPNPSCTNERLILS; encoded by the coding sequence ATGAACATTTTTTTTGATCTTGACGGGACCCTAATAGACTCAAAATATCGGCTCTACAATCTATTCCAAGCGCTAGCCAGCTCATCTCAGCTAACCTTTGATGAGTACTGGAGTTTGAAGCACGCACGTTTTAGCAACCAAGACATCCTTGCAAAAAAGCTGATGTATACACATACAAATATAGATATTTTTACAGACAAATGGATGAACCTTATAGAGACACCAGATTATCTTGCACTAGACAAACCATTCCCCAACATAGAACGCACACTAAAAACACTTTCAACGCAAGCAGACCTCTATATCTGTACCGCACGTCAGTTTGAGAGAGAAGCGTTGATTCAACTGGAGGAGCTGAAGCTGCTGCAGTATTTTAAAAAAGCTATAGTCACCGGGCAGTATGACTCGAAAGAATCTCTGATCAGCAAGCAAGTATCAAATATATCAGTATCCGACTGGATGATTGGCGACACCGGAAAAGACGTAAATACAGGACACTCGCTCGGCATCAATACCTGCGCAGTTCTGAGTGGATTTATGTCCAGACAAGCACTAGAGCAATATTCACCCACAACGATTCTGAATTTCGCGTCGGAGTTTACGTTTCCTAATCCTAGCTGCACCAACGAGAGGCTGATACTAAGTTAA